One Phaseolus vulgaris cultivar G19833 chromosome 2, P. vulgaris v2.0, whole genome shotgun sequence DNA window includes the following coding sequences:
- the LOC137810667 gene encoding UDP-glycosyltransferase 74B1-like → MVQQNQSNVHVLLLPYPAQGHINPILQFAKRLASKGVKATVATTHYTANSIAAPNITVEPISDGFDRAGFAEAKDDVQLFLSSFRTNGSRTLSQLIHKHHQTPSPVTCIVYDSFFPWALDVAKEHGVYGAAFFTNSAAVCSIFCRIHRGLIELPVGAEDLPLRVPGLPPLESRALPSFVRFPQSYPAYMAMKLSQFSNLDEADWMFVNTFEALESQVVEGLTELFPAKMIGPMVPSAYLDGRIKGDKGYGASLWKPLNEECSTWLEEKAPQSVVYISFGSMVSLKAEQVEEVAWGLKESGVSFLWVLRESEQGKLPCGYRDLVKDKGLIVTWCNQLELLAHQATGCFVTHCGWNSTLESLSLGVPVVCLPQWADQLPDAKFLDEIWEVGLWPKEDENGIVKKQEFVSSLKVVMEGERSEEIRRNASKWKKLAREVVGEGGSSDKHINQFVNYLMNADKNGSLNVH, encoded by the exons ATGGTTCAGCAAAATCAGAGCAACGTGCACGTTCTTCTTCTGCCATACCCAGCCCAAGGTCACATCAACCCTATCCTCCAGTTCGCAAAGCGATTAGCCTCAAAGGGCGTAAAAGCCACCGTTGCCACCACCCACTACACCGCCAACTCCATCGCCGCCCCAAACATCACCGTCGAGCCCATCTCCGACGGCTTCGACCGAGCCGGCTTCGCGGAGGCCAAGGACGACGTTCAACTCTTCCTCTCCTCTTTCAGAACCAACGGTTCCAGGACCTTGTCTCAGCTCATACACAAGCACCACCAAACTCCCTCCCCCGTCACATGCATTGTGTATGACTCGTTTTTCCCGTGGGCTCTGGACGTGGCCAAGGAGCATGGCGTTTATGGGGCGGCGTTTTTCACGAACTCTGCGGCGGTGTGCAGTATTTTCTGTCGCATACACCGTGGCTTAATTGAGCTTCCTGTTGGCGCGGAAGACCTTCCTCTGCGTGTTCCTGGGCTTCCTCCCTTGGAATCCCGTGCTCTCCCCAGTTTCGTGAGGTTCCCGCAGAGCTACCCCGCTTACATGGCCATGAAGTTGAGCCAGTTCTCTAACTTGGACGAAGCGGATTGGATGTTTGTCAACACCTTTGAAGCATTGGAAAGCCAG GTGGTGGAGGGCTTGACGGAGCTCTTTCCGGCGAAGATGATAGGGCCGATGGTCCCTTCTGCATACTTGGACGGGAGGATTAAAGGGGACAAAGGGTATGGAGCAAGTCTATGGAAGCCACTAAATGAAGAGTGCAGTACTTGGCTCGAAGAAAAGGCTCCTCAGTCTGTGGTGTACATCTCCTTTGGAAGCATGGTGTCATTGAAAGCAGAACAGGTGGAAGAGGTGGCGTGGGGTTTGAAGGAAAGTGGTGTGAGTTTCTTGTGGGTTTTAAGAGAATCTGAGCAGGGTAAATTGCCTTGTGGATACAGAGATTTGGTAAAAGATAAGGGTCTGATTGTGACATGGTGTAACCAACTTGAATTGCTGGCCCACCAAGCCACTGGTTGCTTTGTGACTCATTGTGGTTGGAATTCCACCCTTGAAAGCCTTAGCCTTGGTGTTCCTGTAGTGTGTTTGCCACAGTGGGCTGATCAGTTGCCTGATGCTAAATTTTTGGATGAAATCTGGGAGGTGGGATTGTGGCCCAAGGAGGATGAGAATGGAATTGTTAAGAAGCAAGAATTTGTCAGTAGTTTGAAGGTTGTGATGGAGGGTGAAAGAAGTGAAGAGATAAGAAGGAATGCCAGCAAATGGAAGAAGTTGGCTAGGGAAGTAGTTGGTGAAGGAGGCAGCTCTGATAAGCATATTAATCAATTTGTTAATTATTTGATGAATGCAGATAAAAATGGAAGTTTGAATGTACATTAA